Part of the Candidatus Binatia bacterium genome, AGCGCGCTTCAACCGCTACTTGCACGCCCGCGGCCTGGCCGACACCTCGCGTTCACGCGTCTGGGCCTTCCTCGGCGACGGGGAGATGGACGAGCCGGAGAGCATGGGTGCGATCACGCTCGCCTCGCGCGAGCGCCTCGACAACCTGGTCTTCGTCGTGAACTGCAACCTGCAGCGTCTCGATGGCCCTGTTCGCGGGAACGGCAAGATCATCCAGGAACTCGAGGCAGCGTTCCGCGGGGCCGGCTGGAACGTGATCAAGGTCATCTGGGGCGAAGACTGGGATCCCATCCTCGCCCGCGACCAGAGCGGGCTGCTCGTGCGGCGCATGGGCGAGGTCGTCGACGGCCAGTATCAGAAGTACACTGTCGAGTCGGGCTCCTACATTCGGGAGCACTTCTTCGGGAAGTACCCTGAGCTTCTCCAGCTGGTCGACGGCCTCACGGATTCGAAGCTGAATCGTCTGCGTCGTGGCGGACACGACTCCAAGAAGGTGTACGCCGCTTTCGCCGCCGCTGCCGAGTACCGCGGCGCGCCGACCGTCATCCTCGCAAAGACCATCAAAGGCTACGGCCTCGGAGCGGGTGCCGAGGGGCGCAACGTCACCCACCAAACGAAGAAACTTAACCCGCAGGAACTTCGCCAGTTCCGCGACCGCCTGGGCATCCCTATCAACAATCAGGACCTCGAGGACGTTCCGTTCTATCGCCCGACGGATGACACCGAAGAAATGCAGTACCTTCGCGAGCGGCGTGAGGCGCTCGGCGGTCCCGTGCCGCGCCGTCGGATTCGGTCCAAGCCGATCGCTCCTGTCAGCCCCGACCTGTTCGCCGAGTACAAGACCGGCGGGCGCTCACGCGACGTCGCGACGACGCAGGTCTTCGTCGGACTCCTGCGCCACCTGATGAGCGATCCCAAGATCGGCCCCTTGATCGTGCCCATCGTCCCCGACGAGGCGCGCACCTTCGGAATGGACGCCCTCTTCCGGAAGTTCGGGATCTACTCTCAGCAGGGCCAACGCTACGAGCCCGTGGATTCCGACATCGTCGCGTTCTACCGCGAGGCGGAAGACGGCCAACTTCTCGAGGAAGGCATCACCGAAGCCGGCGGGATGGCGTCCTTCACGGCCGCGGGCACCGCGTACGGCGCTCTGGGTGTGAACACGATCCCGTTCTTCGTCTTCTACTCGATGTTCGGGTTCCAGCGGATCGGCGACCTCATCTGGCAGCACGCCGACTCGCGCGGCAAGGGCTTCCTCATCGGAGCGACCGCCGGCCGCACCACACTCGCGGGCGAAGGCCTGCAACATCAGGACGGCAACAGTCACCTGCTCTCGAGCGTCGTTCCCACCGTGCGCGCCTACGACCCCGCCTACGGCTACGAGCTGGCCGTGATCATCGAGGACGGAATCCGTCGGATGTACGTCGATCGCGAGGACGGCTTCTATTACCTGACCGTCGGAAACGACATCTACCCGCAAGCCGCAATGCCCGAGGGCGCCGAGGAAGGGATCCTGCGAGGGATCTACCTC contains:
- the aceE gene encoding pyruvate dehydrogenase (acetyl-transferring), homodimeric type, whose amino-acid sequence is MDLEPQPDPNPDETQTWVDALSDLIRKQGKTRGRQLLGRLLEHAQQSGVITPFSANTPYVNTIPAEEQSVYPGDRDVERRIRAMVRWNAMATVVRANRERPGIGGHISTYASLATLLEVGFNHFFRAHTDEAPGDFVYLQGHSAPGIYARAFLEGRLTEQDLGNFRRELAPEGGLSSYPHPWLMPGFWEFPTVSMGLTSISSIYQARFNRYLHARGLADTSRSRVWAFLGDGEMDEPESMGAITLASRERLDNLVFVVNCNLQRLDGPVRGNGKIIQELEAAFRGAGWNVIKVIWGEDWDPILARDQSGLLVRRMGEVVDGQYQKYTVESGSYIREHFFGKYPELLQLVDGLTDSKLNRLRRGGHDSKKVYAAFAAAAEYRGAPTVILAKTIKGYGLGAGAEGRNVTHQTKKLNPQELRQFRDRLGIPINNQDLEDVPFYRPTDDTEEMQYLRERREALGGPVPRRRIRSKPIAPVSPDLFAEYKTGGRSRDVATTQVFVGLLRHLMSDPKIGPLIVPIVPDEARTFGMDALFRKFGIYSQQGQRYEPVDSDIVAFYREAEDGQLLEEGITEAGGMASFTAAGTAYGALGVNTIPFFVFYSMFGFQRIGDLIWQHADSRGKGFLIGATAGRTTLAGEGLQHQDGNSHLLSSVVPTVRAYDPAYGYELAVIIEDGIRRMYVDREDGFYYLTVGNDIYPQAAMPEGAEEGILRGIYLFQAADPAVTGPKVHLFGSGALLPEVLRAQTLLAAEGVAANVWSVTSYTELLRDARAAERWNRLHPLEEPRVPYVSQALGPDAIPVISTSDYVAGLAAPLASYLPDGMHVLATDGFGRSDTRAALRRFFEVDPETICAASLYELARREEIEPERVAEAIARLGLDPEAPDPARS